A region from the Chroogloeocystis siderophila 5.2 s.c.1 genome encodes:
- a CDS encoding DUF433 domain-containing protein, with protein sequence MNYQELITIEPGKRSGKPCIRGMRITVYDILEYLAGGMTEAEILKDFSELTPEDIKACLAFAADREKKLFVASL encoded by the coding sequence ATGAACTACCAAGAACTCATTACGATTGAACCTGGCAAACGTAGTGGTAAGCCATGTATTCGAGGAATGCGGATTACGGTGTATGATATTTTAGAGTATCTTGCAGGAGGTATGACGGAAGCAGAAATCCTGAAAGATTTTTCTGAACTGACACCTGAAGATATCAAAGCTTGTCTTGCCTTTGCTGCTGATCGTGAGAAGAAATTATTTGTGGCTTCCCTGTGA
- a CDS encoding DUF5615 family PIN-like protein, with protein MRLLLDENLSDRIVAQIIDLYPESVHVKTLALIQSDDVLIWECAKANKFVIVSKDSDFHQRSLLYGHPPKFIYLRVGNCPTSKIVKVLRDNFATISQFGDAQQESILVLSW; from the coding sequence GTGAGACTACTTTTGGACGAAAATCTTTCTGATCGAATCGTTGCTCAGATCATAGATTTATATCCTGAGTCAGTACACGTTAAGACATTGGCGCTGATCCAAAGCGATGATGTCTTGATTTGGGAATGTGCCAAAGCTAACAAATTCGTCATTGTTTCTAAAGACTCTGATTTCCATCAACGCAGTCTTCTCTACGGTCATCCGCCAAAATTTATCTATCTTCGTGTCGGTAACTGCCCAACTTCTAAAATCGTAAAAGTATTGCGGGACAATTTCGCCACAATTAGCCAGTTTGGGGATGCACAGCAAGAAAGTATTCTAGTGTTGAGTTGGTGA
- a CDS encoding 3-isopropylmalate dehydratase large subunit, which produces MTLTEKILAKASNRKVVEPGENIWVDVDVLMTHDVCGPGTIGVFKREFGEDAKVWDAEKIVLIPDHYIFTTDERANRNVDILRDFAQEQGIKYFYDITDRANFKANPDYKGVCHIALAQEGHTRPGEVLFGTDSHTCNAGAFGQFATGIGNTDAGFIMGTGKLLIKVPATMRFVLNGEMPDYLLAKDLILQIIGDISVSGATYRTMEFAGEAVQLMTMEERMTLCNMAIEAGGKNGTIAPDETTFEYVRARTDKPFESFYTDSDAKFYSERTYDVSQLEPVVAKPHSPDNRALARECHDVKIDRVYIGSCTGGKTTDFVNAARILKGHQVKVPTYIVPATQKVYEDLFTYKYDGQTLSEIFLNSGCIEPAAPSCAACLGGPKDTFGRMNKPEVCVSTTNRNFPGRMGEKTAQIYLASPYTAAASALTGYVTDPREFIG; this is translated from the coding sequence ATGACCCTCACAGAAAAAATCTTGGCTAAAGCTTCAAATCGAAAGGTTGTCGAACCAGGAGAAAATATCTGGGTCGATGTTGATGTTTTGATGACACACGATGTTTGCGGTCCTGGTACGATTGGCGTATTCAAGCGCGAATTTGGCGAGGATGCCAAAGTTTGGGATGCAGAGAAAATTGTTTTAATTCCCGATCACTATATTTTTACCACCGACGAACGTGCAAATCGCAACGTCGATATTTTGCGTGATTTTGCGCAAGAGCAAGGTATTAAATATTTCTACGATATTACTGATCGTGCTAACTTCAAAGCGAATCCAGATTACAAAGGCGTTTGTCACATTGCTTTAGCTCAAGAAGGTCATACTCGTCCTGGAGAAGTATTATTTGGTACTGATTCACATACTTGCAATGCGGGTGCTTTCGGTCAATTTGCAACAGGTATTGGCAATACCGATGCAGGTTTCATCATGGGAACAGGTAAGCTATTAATCAAAGTTCCAGCGACGATGCGGTTTGTTCTCAATGGCGAAATGCCAGATTACTTGTTAGCAAAAGATTTGATTTTGCAAATCATTGGAGATATCAGCGTTTCGGGCGCAACTTACCGGACGATGGAATTTGCAGGCGAAGCCGTGCAACTAATGACGATGGAAGAACGAATGACGCTTTGCAATATGGCGATCGAAGCTGGTGGAAAGAATGGCACGATCGCACCCGATGAAACAACGTTTGAGTACGTCCGTGCGCGGACTGATAAACCTTTTGAGTCATTTTACACCGATAGCGATGCAAAGTTTTATAGCGAACGCACCTACGATGTCTCGCAACTCGAACCTGTTGTCGCCAAACCGCATTCACCAGACAACCGCGCCCTCGCACGAGAATGTCACGATGTCAAGATAGATCGCGTTTATATTGGTTCGTGTACTGGGGGTAAAACCACAGATTTTGTAAACGCGGCAAGAATTCTTAAAGGTCATCAAGTCAAAGTTCCGACATACATCGTTCCCGCGACACAAAAAGTCTACGAAGACTTGTTTACGTACAAATACGACGGACAAACGCTCTCCGAAATTTTCCTTAATTCTGGTTGCATCGAACCTGCTGCACCTTCGTGCGCGGCGTGTCTCGGAGGACCTAAGGACACATTTGGACGCATGAACAAACCTGAAGTCTGCGTTTCCACGACTAATCGCAACTTCCCAGGACGCATGGGCGAAAAAACCGCGCAAATATATCTTGCTTCGCCTTACACTGCTGCGGCTTCGGCATTGACAGGTTACGTCACCGATCCGCGCGAATTTATCGGTTAG
- a CDS encoding chorismate lyase translates to MTATYRSADNVSATTWHRLTPLWQGGEEFVQQGLPHTQLAPAWQLLLLGDGSPTRHLQLLTGEPTEVDVIDMSAIGMNLDGAPTQIQAVPGPRLRRQVWLRTASGQRLAYATSWWEASHVDEYLQNRNLPIWASLTRLRTELYRDVQGLYYGHSEALESAFSESGPFWGRHYLFWHHGQPLTLIYEVFSPYLTKYLGATHLETD, encoded by the coding sequence TTGACTGCAACTTATAGATCAGCCGACAACGTAAGCGCGACAACTTGGCACCGTCTAACACCACTGTGGCAAGGAGGAGAAGAATTTGTACAGCAAGGCTTACCGCATACTCAGCTAGCGCCTGCTTGGCAGTTGCTGTTGTTGGGGGATGGTTCTCCGACAAGACACCTGCAATTGTTAACAGGGGAACCGACCGAAGTTGACGTGATCGATATGTCTGCGATCGGCATGAACTTGGATGGCGCACCAACACAAATTCAAGCTGTTCCAGGACCGCGTTTGCGGCGTCAAGTCTGGCTGCGTACTGCTTCCGGACAAAGACTAGCGTATGCGACTTCTTGGTGGGAAGCAAGTCATGTAGATGAGTATTTACAGAATCGCAATTTACCCATCTGGGCTAGTTTAACTCGCCTGCGTACAGAGTTGTATCGCGATGTCCAAGGACTTTACTACGGTCACTCAGAAGCTTTAGAGTCGGCTTTTTCTGAATCGGGTCCATTTTGGGGTCGCCATTACCTATTTTGGCATCACGGACAGCCGCTAACACTTATTTACGAGGTTTTCTCACCTTACCTAACAAAATATCTCGGCGCAACGCATTTAGAAACTGATTAG
- the rpsP gene encoding 30S ribosomal protein S16, giving the protein MIKLRLKRFGKKREASYRIVVINSRSRRDGRPLEELGFYNPRTDETRLDVPGIVKRLQQGAQPTDTVRRILEKANVFEQVSASANQ; this is encoded by the coding sequence ATGATCAAACTGCGATTAAAGAGATTCGGTAAAAAACGGGAAGCGAGTTACCGGATTGTTGTTATCAATAGCCGCTCTCGTCGTGACGGTCGCCCCTTAGAAGAATTGGGATTCTATAATCCAAGAACCGATGAAACACGGTTGGATGTTCCAGGAATTGTGAAAAGACTTCAACAGGGCGCTCAACCCACCGATACCGTGCGTCGCATCCTTGAAAAAGCAAATGTCTTTGAACAAGTCAGTGCCTCAGCAAACCAGTAG
- a CDS encoding KH domain-containing protein — MPQQTSSPKYTELVKFLIQPFLENPNSLSVDCEVSRSTNKVWIRVAFEGDDKGRVYGRGGRNIQAIRTAIAAAGAIAEQSVYLDIYGGEAQERDVPAVVTKERVDVTSSPEKRRTTKPNVRQRSQSSVN; from the coding sequence GTGCCTCAGCAAACCAGTAGCCCCAAATATACTGAATTAGTTAAGTTTCTAATTCAGCCATTTTTAGAAAATCCCAACTCCTTAAGCGTAGACTGTGAAGTGTCTCGTAGTACTAACAAGGTGTGGATACGCGTAGCCTTTGAAGGCGATGATAAAGGTAGAGTATACGGTCGAGGCGGGCGAAATATTCAGGCGATTAGAACTGCGATCGCAGCAGCCGGCGCAATAGCAGAGCAATCAGTTTACCTAGATATCTATGGTGGAGAAGCTCAAGAACGCGATGTACCAGCTGTTGTAACTAAAGAACGAGTCGATGTGACTTCATCTCCAGAAAAGCGCAGAACAACTAAGCCTAACGTTAGACAGCGATCGCAATCGAGCGTTAATTGA
- a CDS encoding PhoH family protein, whose amino-acid sequence MAEASTIQLPSKESAIALSGEHEENLKTLARQTGANIVLRGQELHISGTEKQIELAQTLVRSLSDLWLKGNSIALADILTARQALDTHRENDLQDLQRSVLARTRQGEEVRAKTFKQRQYIQAIHTNDLTFCTGPAGTGKTFLAVVIAAQALLANQYERLILTRPAVEAGEKLGFLPGDLQQKINPFLRPLYDALHEFIDPEKMPSLMERGVIEVAPLAYMRGRTLNKAFVIVDEAQNTTPAQMKMVLTRLGFRSRMVVTGDMTQTDLPGHQESGLAVALNILRHVEGIGFCEFSQKDVVRHPLVQRIVEAYEHYEK is encoded by the coding sequence ATGGCAGAGGCATCAACGATTCAGCTGCCGAGTAAAGAAAGTGCGATCGCGCTTTCTGGAGAGCATGAAGAAAACTTAAAAACTCTAGCGCGACAAACTGGCGCAAATATCGTACTGCGTGGGCAAGAACTCCATATTTCTGGAACTGAAAAGCAAATCGAACTTGCCCAAACATTAGTGCGATCGCTATCCGATCTATGGCTCAAAGGCAATAGCATAGCATTAGCTGACATTCTTACTGCTCGTCAAGCCTTAGATACGCACCGCGAAAATGACCTGCAAGACTTACAGCGCAGTGTTCTAGCGCGAACCCGCCAGGGAGAAGAAGTTCGTGCGAAAACCTTCAAACAGCGACAGTACATTCAGGCAATTCATACAAATGACTTGACTTTTTGTACAGGACCTGCTGGTACAGGCAAAACCTTTCTCGCGGTTGTAATTGCGGCGCAAGCACTCTTAGCAAATCAGTACGAAAGGCTTATCCTCACGCGTCCAGCCGTCGAAGCAGGTGAAAAACTCGGCTTTTTACCAGGAGACTTGCAACAAAAAATAAATCCTTTCCTGCGTCCGCTTTACGATGCGTTGCATGAATTTATCGATCCTGAAAAAATGCCCAGCTTGATGGAACGCGGCGTGATTGAAGTTGCTCCCTTAGCTTATATGCGCGGGCGTACCTTAAACAAAGCTTTTGTGATTGTTGACGAAGCTCAAAATACGACACCAGCGCAGATGAAAATGGTGCTAACGCGCCTTGGTTTTCGTTCGCGTATGGTAGTAACGGGAGATATGACGCAAACTGACTTACCTGGACACCAAGAGTCAGGATTAGCTGTCGCGCTCAATATCTTACGCCATGTCGAAGGTATTGGCTTCTGCGAATTTTCACAAAAAGACGTTGTGCGCCATCCTCTCGTTCAAAGAATCGTCGAAGCTTACGAACACTACGAAAAATAA
- a CDS encoding ChuX/HutX family heme-like substrate-binding protein yields the protein MSATLKEFLEACESLSTLRLIVTSSAAVLEARGKLEKIFYAELPKGKYANMHTEGFEFHLNMDEIQQVKFETGEAKRGNFTTYAIRFLDKEGKPALSAFLQWGKPGEYEPGQVEAWQALREQYGEVWEPAFVESL from the coding sequence ATGAGTGCGACATTGAAAGAATTTCTCGAAGCTTGTGAGTCATTATCTACACTGCGCTTGATTGTAACGAGTAGTGCAGCGGTTTTAGAAGCACGTGGCAAGCTAGAAAAGATATTTTATGCCGAGTTGCCGAAAGGAAAATATGCGAATATGCATACCGAGGGTTTTGAGTTTCATCTCAACATGGATGAAATTCAGCAAGTGAAGTTTGAAACGGGTGAAGCGAAACGCGGTAATTTTACAACGTACGCGATTCGGTTTTTGGATAAAGAGGGAAAGCCTGCGCTGAGTGCGTTTTTGCAATGGGGTAAACCTGGAGAGTATGAACCAGGTCAAGTTGAGGCTTGGCAAGCTTTGCGCGAACAATACGGCGAAGTTTGGGAACCGGCTTTTGTGGAGAGTTTGTAG